From the genome of Papaver somniferum cultivar HN1 chromosome 2, ASM357369v1, whole genome shotgun sequence, one region includes:
- the LOC113351204 gene encoding uncharacterized protein LOC113351204, with product MADNAKSFVNKDVIYLLRQYNVRLHTSTPYYPQGNGQAEASNKTLIRILSRTVEDHPRECHEQLPPAVWAYKISKRSSTVASPYSLVYGEDAILPPEIAIPSARVAMASHKTPDEVSHFAHLDTIEERRARAERFSKAYRKRTSNYYNQNVKERRFEVDDLVLKIDPNVQRNASAGKFAANWEGPFRVRKVA from the coding sequence ATGGCAGATAATGCAAAGTCATTCGTGAACAAAGATGTAATATATTTGCTACGACAATATAATGTGAGGCTTCATACGTCAACCCCATACTATCCTCAAGGGAACGGCCAAGCCGAAGCGAGCAATAAGACGCTCATCCGGATCTTGAGCAGGACAGTGGAGGATCACCCCCGAGAGTGTCACGAACAGCTCCCACCCGCGGTATGGGCATACAAAATCTCGAAACGAAGTTCCACCGTGGCGTCGCCATATTCTCTGGTCTACGGGGAGGATGCAATTTTACCGCCGGAGATTGCGATTCCATCTGCTAGAGTAGCAATGGCTAGTCATAAGACACCAGACGAAGTGAGCCACTTTGCCCATTTAGATACaatagaagagaggagagcccggGCGGAACGGTTCTCTAAGGCATACAGGAAGCGCACATCGAACTATTATAATCAGAACGTAAAGGAAAGAAGATTTGAGGTAGACGATTTGGTCCTCAAGATTGATCCTAACGTGCAAAGAAATGCTAGTGCAGGGAAATTCGCCGCGAACTGGGAAGGACCCTTCAGAGTAAGGAAGGTAGCATAA
- the LOC113351205 gene encoding uncharacterized protein LOC113351205 — MKAVEKTLAQSISRARQKYVYHVRHFSISRSGMLTCAGHLFLKAYNGEHKCCAGYSDGTKGDPVTRELIKSLIFEHIEQNPNKKARDIVRELKSDYGLEVSYDQAHAGKELCFKELYGDDIKSYTDLRWWCEAVKKHDPGSRADLVVEGGEFKRIFPLSYGIVSSETVENWHWLLKKLESILGPRVLTFISDRHEGLIQGIRDVFPTFYHAWCYQHLKNNVRSKTNKKKGEHFVAMGLFKECFHSSTHEGFDQGMQNLKDMGCDGLQKFLREIPVECWSNAHCLGCRYGDMCSNIADSFNSWIKEAKGMPIATLVNWIRLKIMEQMSTRKRKGAAYKGFICPRLEKKVLSFIRAGVQWRITKSGDMEWEVFDGKHTHAVNIAKFQCSCGVWFTE, encoded by the exons atgaAGGCAGTGGAGAAGACATTAGCTCAAA gtATTTCTCGAGCCCGTCAAAAATATGTTTATCATGTAAGACATTTTTCAATTAGTAGAAGTGGAATGTTGACGTGTGCT GGTCACTTATTCCTCAAGGCCTATAACGGGGAACATAAATGTTGTGCTGGTTATAGTGATGGAACAAAGGGTGATCCGGTTACGCGCGAACTTAtcaagagtttgatatttgagcatATTGAACAGAATCCCAACAAGAAAGCcagggatattgttagagaactcAAAAGTGATTATGGGTTGGAAGTGAGCTACGATCAAGCGCATGCCGGGAAAGAATTATGTTTCAAGGAATTGTATGGCGATGACATTAAATCATACACTGACTTGAGATGGTGGTGTGAAGCCGTGAAGAAACACGATCCAGGTAGTAGGGCTGATTTAGTTGTTGAAGGTGGCGAGTTTAAGA GAATATTTCCTCTGTCATATGGTATCGTATCATCTGAAACTGTTGAGAATTGGCATTGGttgttgaagaaactagaatctatCTTGGGTCCTCGTGTACTAACTTTTATTTCGGATCGCCATGAGGGTTTGATCCAAGGGATTCGTGATGTTTTCCCAACTTTCTATCATGCTTGGTGTTACCAGCATTTGAAGAATAATGTCCGCAGTAAGACCAACAAGAAAAAGGGAGAGCATTTTGTTGCGATGGGTTTGTTCAAAGAATGTTTCCATTCATCGACTCATGAAGGCTTTGATCAGGGTATGCAAAATTTGAAGGATATGGGATGTGATGGTCTTCAAAAATTCTTGAGGGAGATTCCAGTGGAATGTTGGTCCAATGCACATTGTCTGGGCTGTCGTTATGGCGACATGTGTTCAAACATTGCAGATTCCTTTAACTcttggatcaaggaagcaaaaggtATGCCTATTGCAACACTTGTTAACTGGATCAGACTTAAAATTATGGAACAGATGAGTACAAGGAAGAGGAAGGGGGCGGCGTATAAAGGATTCATTTGTCCCAGGCTAGAGAAAAAAGTGTTGTCTTTCATTCGTGCTGGTGTCCAGTGGAGAATAACCAAGTCTGGTGACATGGAGTGGGAAGTTTTTGATGGAAAGCACACGCATGCTGTTAATATTGCGAAGTTTCAGTGCAGCTGTGGGGTTTGGTTTACTGAGTAG
- the LOC113351203 gene encoding bromodomain-containing protein DDB_G0278469-like: MKTNKETIKEKLVRELAIKVKASHLNFSMKNKQNTQQSPTESASLTSNLQTPTQTKSAEPSLSPGSRRSSQRNKKLEPSAVVSSLTKCATTPKHRRQPESAKMSSPTTKRQATRKKNVQSESAQHSQTTTTKSQSKSSEGDTEKSGVGRNNVKRKLDTSITGPCLNVQLRDPHDTLADFQDEEEEEEEEEAVEEDNSDHVEPDVEEENDNEPIHCA; this comes from the exons ATGAAGACTAACAAGGAAACAATAAAGGAAAAGCTGGTCAGGGAGTTGGCCATAAAAGTAAAGGCTTCTCATCTCAATTTCAGT atgaaaaacaaGCAGAACACTCAACAGTCCCCAACTGAAAGTGCTTCACTCACTTCAAATCTGCAAACCCCGACTCAAACTAAGTCCGCAGAACCATCTCTTTCACCTGGAAGTAGGCGATCATCACAAAGGAACAAGAAGTTAGAACCAAGTGCTGTTGTTTCTTCTCTAACTAAATGTGCAACAACTCCAAAGCATCGTCGACAACCTGAAAGTGCTAAAATGTCATCACCAACTACAAAGAGACAGGCTACTAGGAAGAAGAATGTGCAatctgaaagtgctcaacattcaCAGACCACAACTACAAAGTCCCAATCAAAAAGCTCTGAAGGAGATACTGAAAAATCTGGAGTGGGGCGAAATAATGTAAAGCGGAAACTTGACACAAGCATCACAGGCCCATGTCTGAATGTTCAACTTAGGGATCCACACGACACTCTCGCAGAttttcaagatgaagaagaagaggaagaggaggaggaagctgTGGAAGAGGATAACTCTGATCATGTGGAGCCTGATGtggaagaagagaatgataatg AACCGATTCATTGTGCCTGA
- the LOC113351206 gene encoding probable ribose-5-phosphate isomerase 2 produces LSRYSLNLRILNRSPFSFTCEEAQGESLSKRTKIKIKMVATISESPVLNQDELKKIAAYKAVEYVESGMVLGLGTGSTAYYAVNRIGELLKQGKLNNITGIPTSKKTEEQAISLGIPLSDLDAHPVLDLAIDGADEVDRYLNLVKGRGGSLLREKMVEGACRKFVVIVDESKMVMNLGGSGLAMPVEIVPFCWNFTATRLQNLFADAGCVAKLRRVAETGKPFLTDNANYIVDLYFEREIGDLKVASDEILRLAGVVEHGMFIDMATTVIVAGECGITVRNK; encoded by the coding sequence TTGTCTAGATATTCTCTCAATTTAAGGATTTTGAATCGTTCTCCATTTTCTTTCACTTGTGAAGAAGCCCAAGGAGAAAGTTTAagcaaaagaacaaaaataaaaataaaaatggtggCAACGATTTCAGAATCACCGGTTCTAAACCAAGACGAGTTAAAGAAGATAGCAGCGTACAAAGCTGTTGAGTACGTCGAATCGGGAATGGTATTAGGATTAGGAACCGGTTCAACAGCTTACTACGCCGTGAATCGAATCGGAGAGTTACTGAAACAAGGCAAACTCAACAACATCACCGGAATCCCAACTTCCAAAAAAACTGAAGAACAAGCGATTTCACTAGGTATACCGTTATCTGATTTAGATGCTCATCCAGTTCTTGATCTTGCCATCGACGGTGCAGACGAAGTCGATAGGTATCTCAATCTTGTCAAAGGACGTGGCGGATCGTTACTCAGAGAGAAAATGGTTGAAGGAGCTTGCCGGAAGTTCGTCGTCATCGTTGATGAATCTAAAATGGTGATGAACTTAGGTGGGAGCGGATTAGCTATGCCTGTTGAGATTGTTCCGTTCTGTTGGAATTTTACGGCGACACGGCTTCAGAATTTGTTTGCGGATGCGGGTTGTGTTGCGAAGCTCAGGAGGGTTGCGGAGACGGGGAAGCCGTTTTTGACTGATAATGCGAATTATATTGTTGATTTGTATTTTGAAAGGGAGATTGGTGATTTGAAGGTGGCTAGTGATGAGATTTTGAGACTTGCTGGTGTTGTGGAGCATGGGATGTTTATTGATATGGCTACTACTGTTATTGTTGCTGGTGAATGCGGAATCACTGTCAGGAATAAATAA